The following proteins come from a genomic window of Montipora foliosa isolate CH-2021 chromosome 2, ASM3666993v2, whole genome shotgun sequence:
- the LOC137992773 gene encoding zinc finger protein 474-like produces MPKPNTVLCYICGREFTSHSINVHERQCAKRWEMAKQREKDVAKEQPRRKSSHEQRKRRVLPDVPTINRNQSLSLDDIRASSKSAVTSQKRPSIVTVKDIELGQRLIKERSKPLATCDTIQLLKQGTVDKADDPSNSFETMSLEKAEVESHSSAEQNTSDDDDIDECSVSTYTVSEDAKDQSSDEYTLLAKKVLNGNHLNLDQQIRGGSLESLTSSSDSQGTPRETERERSLSLSKSNPNLTVCYICGREYGSKSLKIHEPQCLKKWRLANPKRSRSPCTRGLQTAITKAGSASSLIHHVNTSPRNSTFSPLEKQSKTRSASCESLVDRSNYLPKAVKGIHQMPRMILCYLCGKQFTAHSLPIHEKQCLKKWDAKKKLEEAEKLQKEKQSKKRHSVHLPVTIKIDHAVEENNNNNKEMPLRSGSYGDLLSPETTYLSKDSCSVDETQLKKSCTPSKPALVVCYLCGREYGSASISIHEKQCHKKWQENEAKKVKDRPKTSRDKKIGSKQRPKSFVL; encoded by the coding sequence ATGCCAAAACCGAACACAGTCCTTTGTTACATTTGTGGGAGGGAGTTTACTTCGCACTCCATCAATGTCCATGAACGACAATGCGCAAAAAGATGGGAAATGGccaaacaaagagaaaaagatgTGGCTAAGGAACAACCGAGAAGGAAATCATCACACGAGCAAAGGAAACGAAGAGTTCTTCCCGATGTGCCAACTATAAATAGAAACCAAAGTTTGAGTTTGGATGACATAAGGGCCTCTTCCAAGTCGGCCGTGACGTCGCAAAAAAGACCCAGTATTGTAACTGTTAAGGATATTGAGCTGGGACAAAGGTTGATTAAAGAGCGTTCAAAGCCTCTGGCTACCTGTGATACTATACAGCTGTTAAAACAAGGAACAGTTGACAAAGCAGATGATCCTTCTAATTCGTTTGAGACCATGTCATTGGAGAAGGCAGAGGTGGAGTCACATTCCTCGGCTGAACAAAACACTTCAGATGATGATGACATAGACGAGTGCAGTGTGTCAACCTACACAGTCTCTGAAGATGCAAAAGATCAAAGCAGTGATGAGTACACTCTGCTGGCAAAGAAAGTGCTGAATGGCAACCACTTGAATTTGGATCAACAAATTAGAGGCGGCTCACTGGAATCCCTCACAAGCTCATCTGATTCACAGGGAACCCCTAGAGAAACTGAAAGGGAAAGGTCCTTGTCTTTGTCTAAAAGTAATCCAAACTTGACAGTCTGTTATATCTGTGGAAGGGAATATGGATCCAAGTCTCTAAAAATTCATGAGCCCCAATGCCTTAAGAAGTGGCGCCTCGCTAACCCTAAACGTTCCCGTAGTCCATGCACACGCGGGCTTCAAACAGCAATCACCAAAGCAGGATCAGCCTCTTCTTTGATTCATCATGTGAATACATCTCCACGCAACTCAACTTTCTCTCCCCTAGAGAAACAGAGTAAAACGCGATCTGCATCTTGTGAAAGCCTTGTGGACAGAAGTAACTACTTGCCCAAAGCAGTCAAGGGCATTCATCAAATGCCAAGAATGATACTTTGTTATCTTTGTGGGAAGCAGTTCACTGCACACTCCCTTCCAATCCATGAAAAGCAATGCCTCAAAAAATGGGATGCTAAGAAAAAGTTAGAGGAGGCAGAGAAACTACAGAAAGAAAAGCAATCAAAGAAACGACACTCTGTACACCTGCCCGTTACAATAAAAATTGACCATGCTGTTgaggaaaacaacaacaacaacaaagaaatgcCACTTAGAAGTGGGAGTTATGGAGATCTGCTGTCACCAGAGACAACATATCTCAGCAAAGACTCCTGCTCAGTGGATGAAACACAACTGAAGAAAAGTTGTACACCAAGCAAGCCAGCTTTAGTTGTTTGTTATCTCTGTGGTAGAGAATATGGTTCAGCATCAATCTCTATCCACGAGAAACAGTGTCATAAGAAGTGGCAGGAAAATGAAGCAAAGAAAGTAAAAGACAGGCCGAAAACAAGTAGAGACAAAAAGATTGGCTCAAAGCAAAGGCCAAAATCCTTTGTCCTGTGA
- the LOC137992775 gene encoding HAUS augmin-like complex subunit 1 — MDVNRATVEGDLEKHNKVFSWLQQVFGEDSIPQFEINNFTLSVLENLASRNQEQNKHATIITKDHIQKSTEYAAEAERLSRITEHLGLPVSCMSQSGRTSLKTLASVALLLETKDCSTSSLLLGIAEQSQALSAAVDANSEEKQLLSRILIKTKKAQSDASDLQRSLDGVRDLVASQAPKMTKNETETEFVKLKCKEYEKINKELEEYQGKLQLDSSIFHGPLVKKSQDVRIIKEKIKPVKDKLEIYHSLPPDISQARVLVEEAKAQLEMLERQLSINIDTLHL; from the exons ATGGATGTTAATCGAGCGACAGTAGAGGGCGATCTAGAAAAGCACAACAAG GTTTTCTCCTGGCTACAACAAGTGTTTGGTGAAGATTCAATTCCACAATTTGAAATCAACAACTTTACTTTAAGCGTTTTAGAAAATCTTGCCAGCAGAAATCAAGAGCAGAATAAACATGCCACAATAATCACAAAAGATCACATTCAAAAGTCCACTGAATATGCTGCTGAAG CTGAAAGACTCAGCAGGATCACTGAACACCTTGGGTTACCTGTGTCTTGCATGTCCCAGTCAGGAAGAACAAGTTTGAAAACCCTTGCTTCTGTTGCACTGTTGCTTGAAACTAAAGATTGTTCTACATCAAG TTTGTTGTTAGGGATTGCAGAACAAAGTCAGGCTTTATCTGCTGCAGTTGATGCTAACTCTGAGGAAAAGCAGCTTCTTTCAAGAATTCtaataaaaacaaagaaggcTCAAAGTGATGCTTCTGACCTGCAAAG ATCTCTTGATGGTGTCAGAGACTTGGTTGCCTCTCAAGCTCCTAAGATGACAAAAAATGAGACGGAGACTGAATTTGTGAAATTGAAATGCAAAGAATATGAGAAAATCAACAAAGAACTTGAG GAATATCAAGGAAAACTGCAGTTGGATTCAAGTATCTTCCATGGCCCCCTTGTCAAGAAATCACAG GATGTGAGaattatcaaggaaaaaatcaaaccaGTCAAAGACAAACTGGAAATATACCATAGTCTTCCACCT GACATTTCCCAGGCCAGAGTTCTGGTGGAAGAAGCAAAGGCACAGTTG GAAATGCTGGAGCGGCAACTGTCCATCAACATAGACACGCTTCACTTATAA